The following proteins come from a genomic window of Maylandia zebra isolate NMK-2024a linkage group LG22, Mzebra_GT3a, whole genome shotgun sequence:
- the LOC101486195 gene encoding receptor-transporting protein 4 — protein MDTEWTASLWLDTFNELLNEDNELDYGDRWTLNFNYNQTDRVTEEERRRGWKVSTYCARGNFECASCTRTWASARVVLVFRYRLLRGQGTVIMRPFGQACIRCRGNKFNLPGFAEKEVEQALLRQFYKIRKNCYREEDDDEDSGRSSSESEARTKPHEKNLCQACRMGICCVDDEDDD, from the exons ATGGACACAG AATGGACCGCTTCTTTATGGTTGGACACATTTAACGAACTGCTGAATGAGGACAATGAGCTGGACTATGGAGACCGGTGGACTCTCAACTTCAACTACAATCAGACAGACAGAGTCAccgaggaggagaggaggagaggctgGAAGGTCTCCACATATTGCGCCCGTGGAAA TTTTGAGTGTGCATCCTGCACAAGAACCTGGGCTTCAGCGCGGGTAGTGTTGGTGTTCCGGTACCGGCTGCTGAGGGGCCAGGGGACGGTGATCATGCGTCCTTTTGGTCAGGCCTGTATTCGATGCAGAGGCAACAAATTCAATCTCCCTGGTTTCGCGGAAAAAGAGGTGGAACAAGCCCTCCTCAGGCAGTTTTACAAAATTCGGAAAAACTGCTACCGCgaggaagatgatgatgaagataGTGGGAGATCATCATCAGAGTCTGAAGCGAGGACCAAACCCCACGAGAAGAACCTGTGCCAGGCATGCCGCATGGGCATTTGCTGTgtggatgatgaagatgatgattaa
- the LOC101485887 gene encoding receptor-transporting protein 4, with product MATSTEWTPSLWYDTFNELLDDDSELDYGDRWTLKVNYNKTDEITYEERKKGWKVSTHQANGKFQCVSCKKTWDSVQVRLVFRYRLLGGQGTVIMRPFGQACLRCRGDKFNLPGFDKKEVEQALLRQFYKIRKNCYHEEDEEKAEDNGRPSSESEAKTKPHKNHLCQACRVGHCCVDDKDAN from the exons ATGGCCACATCGACAG AATGGACTCCTTCTTT gtggtATGACACCTTCAATGAACTGCTGGATGATGACAGTGAGCTGGACTATGGAGACCGGTGGACTCTTAAGGTTAACTACAACAAGACAGATGAAATCACTTatgaggagaggaagaaaggcTGGAAGGTCTCCACTCACCAAGCAAACGGAAA ATTTCAGTGTGTATCCTGCAAAAAGACCTGGGATTCAGTGCAGGTGAGGTTGGTGTTCCGGTACCGGCTGCTGGGGGGCCAAGGGACAGTGATTATGCGTCCTTTTGGTCAGGCCTGTCTTCGCTGTAGAGGTGACAAGTTCAATCTCCCTGGTTTTGACAAGAAAGAGGTGGAACAAGCCCTCCTCAGGCAGTTTTACAAAATTCGGAAAAACTGCTACcatgaggaggatgaggagaagGCTGAAGACAATGGAAGACCATCATCAGAGTCTGAAGCGAAGACCAAACCCCACAAAAACCACCTGTGCCAGGCATGCCGTGTGGGCCATTGCTGTGTGGATGACAAGGATGCTAactag
- the LOC101485618 gene encoding receptor-transporting protein 3, with protein sequence MSTFHFVSQKVSKYQTLCIRPSRYTAWAPSLWTHTFEELFCGDNALDYGEPWSLTFSYKQTDKLSKKENRRGWKVFSHCAYGNFQCASCRRIWPSVRVVLLFRYRLRGGKGAVTMRPFGQACRRCQDDNFHLPGFYKEEAKEALLRLFSEIRKNCYGQEDKNEEGDSGATRRRSKPHEKTLCEACCFGLCCQDDQNVK encoded by the exons ATGTCAACGTTTCATTTCGTCTCCCAGAAGGTCTCCAAATATCAGACTTTATGTATCAGACCATCGAGATATACAG CTTGGGCTCCTTCCTTGTGGACACACACCTTTGAGGAGCTCTTCTGTGGGGATAATGCGCTGGACTATGGAGAGCCATGGTCGCTCACCTTCAGctacaaacagacagacaaattATCCAAGAAGGAAAATAGGAGAGGCTGGAAGGTCTTCTCCCACTGCGCTTATGGAAA TTTTCAGTGTGCATCCTGCAGGAGGATCTGGCCTTCGGTGCGTGTGGTGCTTTTGTTCCGTTATCGGCTGAGAGGCGGTAAGGGGGCGGTGACCATGCGGCCTTTTGGACAAGCCTGCCGGCGATGCCAAGACGATAATTTTCATCTCCCTGGTTTTTACAAGGAAGAGGCGAAAGAGGCTCTGCTCAGATTGTTTTCTGAAATCCGGAAGAACTGCTATGGACAGGAGGATAAGAATGAAGAAGGTGACTCAGGCGCTACGAGACGGAGGTCCAAACCCCACGAAAAAACCCTGTGTGAGGCCTGTTGTTTTGGCTTGTGCTGTCAGGATGATCAAAATGttaagtag